A region from the Corylus avellana chromosome ca7, CavTom2PMs-1.0 genome encodes:
- the LOC132188122 gene encoding WUSCHEL-related homeobox 5 — MDEGMSMSGFCVKAASVRGAGGNGSTGTKCGRWTPTAEQVKVLTELFRSGLRTPSTDQIQRISTQLSFYGKIESKNVFYWFQNHKARERQKRRRVSSDDDKISSSAKHFAEMNRVVSEHERVIETLQLFPLNSFDRESSDQKLRLRANDQCKETEQHPPLDLRLSFL, encoded by the exons ATGGACGAGGGAATGTCAATGTCAGGGTTTTGCGTGAAGGCAGCAAGTGTTCGTGGCGCAGGTGGTAATGGAAGCACTGGAACAAAGTGTGGGCGTTGGACTCCGACTGCTGAGCAGGTTAAAGTTCTGACCGAACTGTTCAGGTCCGGACTTCGAACCCCGAGTACTGATCAAATTCAGAGAATCTCCACTCAGCTCAGCTTTTATGGAAAGATCGAGAGTAAGAACGTTTTTTACTGGTTCCAGAACCATAAAGCTCGGGAAAGACAGAAGCGCCGCAGAGTCTCCTCTGATGACGACAAGATTTCTTCTTCTGCAAAAC ATTTTGCTGAGATGAATCGGGTTGTTTCGGAGCATGAACGAGTGATCGAGAccctccaacttttcccattaAATTCCTTCGATCGCGAGTCGTCGGATCAGAAGCTGAGACTGCGTGCAAACGATCAGTGCAAGGAGACGGAACAACACCCACCGTTGGATCTGCGTTTAAGCTTTCTGTAA
- the LOC132186809 gene encoding 26S proteasome non-ATPase regulatory subunit 7 homolog A yields the protein MDVIKTQQIASRPIEKVIVHPLVLLSIVDNYNRVARDTNKRVVGVLLGSTFKGTVDITNSYAVPFEEDEKDPRIWFLDHNYHESMFSMFKRINAKEHVVGWYSTGPKLRENDLDIHGFFNDYVPNPVLVIIDVQPKELGIPTKAYYAVEEVKENATQKSQKVFVHVPSEIAAHEVEEIGVEHLLRDVKDTTISTLATEVTGKLTALKGLDARLKEIHSYLDLVIDGKIPLNHEILYHLQDVFNLLPNLNVAELIKAFSVKTNDMMLVIYLSSVIRSVIALHNLINNKILNKEHEKAEDSKPVAVPATAGS from the exons ATGGATGTGATAAAGACGCAGCAAATAGCTTCGAGGCCGATAGAGAAGGTGATAGTGCACCCTCTGGTCCTGCTCAGCATCGTCGACAATTACAACAGGGTCGCCAGGGACACTAACAAACGCGTTGTCGGGGTTCTGCTCGGTTCCACCTTCAAAGGCACCGTCGACATCACCAACAGCTATGCAG TTCcctttgaagaagatgaaaaggaCCCACGAATCTGGTTTCTTGACCACAACTACCATGAATCAATGTTCTCCATGTTCAAGAGAATAAATG CCAAGGAGCATGTTGTGGGGTGGTACAGTACTGGTCCAAAGCTGCGGGAAAATGACTTGGATATTCATGGATTTTTTAACGA CTATGTTCCAAATCCTGTCCTGGTTATAATTGATGTGCAACCTAAGGAACTGGGAATACCAACAAAAGCTTACTACGCTGTTGAAGAAGTTAAAGAG AATGCCACACAAAAAAGCCAAAAGGTGTTTGTGCATGTTCCTTCAGAAATCGCTGCCCATGAAGTCGAGGAAATTG GAGTGGAACACTTGCTTAGGGATGTCAAAGATACTACCATTAGCACCCTGGCAACGGAG GTGACTGGGAAACTGACGGCATTGAAGGGTTTGGATGCCCGGCTTAAAGAGATACATAGTTATCTTGACCTTGTTATTGATGGAAAGATCCCATTAAACCACGAGATCCTTTACCATTTACAG GATGTTTTCAATCTACTGCCAAATCTCAATGTGGCTGAGTTGATCAAGGCTTTTTCAG TAAAAACAAATGATATGATGTTGGTTATTTATCTTTCTTCCGTGATCCGGAGTGTAATTGCTCTCCACAACCTCATCAACAACAAG ATCCTTAATAAAGAACATGAGAAAGCCGAAGACTCAAAGCCAGTTGCTGTACCAGCTACAGCTGGAAGCTAA
- the LOC132187573 gene encoding eukaryotic translation initiation factor 3 subunit F, giving the protein MAPSEQTVLQFGPSSATLSAKVHPLVIFNICDYYVRRPDQAERVIGTLLGSISPDGVIEILNSYAVPHSESSGQVALDIEYHHNMLLSHLKVNPKEVIVGWYSTGLGVTGGSALIHEFYSREVSNPVHLTVDTGFENGKGTIKAYVSVNLSLGDRQLAAQFQEIPLDRRMVEAEQVGYDILKTTSVDKLPNDLEGMEASIERLLALIDDVYKYVDNVVEGHVEPDNSIGRFISETVSSLPKLSPSAFDKLVNNSLQDNMLLLYLSSITRTQLGLAEKLNTAAQIL; this is encoded by the exons ATGGCGCCAAGCGAGCAGACAGTGTTGCAGTTCGGACCGTCCTCGGCGACCCTGTCCGCTAAGGTTCACCCTTTGGTCATCTTCAACATATGCGACTACTACGTGAGACGCCCTGACCAAGCCGAACGCGTCATCGGCACACTGCTCGGCTCGATCTCGCCCGATGGCGTCATTGAGATCCTCAACTCTTATGCTGTGCCTCACAGCGAGTCCTCCGGCCAG GTTGCTTTGGATATTGAATACCATCACAATATGCTATTATCCCACCTAAAAGTGAATCCGAAGGAAGTCATTGTTGGATG GTATTCAACCGGTCTTGGAGTTACTGGAGGTAGTGCGCTGATCCATGAATTTTATTCTAGAGAAGTTTCCAACCCTGTTCATTTGACTGTTGATACCGGATTTGAGAACGGAAAGGGTACAATAAAAGCTTATGTTTCTGTCAATTTGTCACTTGGTGACCGGCAACTTGCTGCACAATTTCAGGAGATTCCTCTGGATCGTCGCATGGTTGAAGCTGAACAAGTTGGAT ATGATATTCTAAAGACAACATCGGTTGACAAACTCCCAAATGATTTAGAAGGGATGGAAGCTTCAATTGAAAGGCTATTAGCTCTAATTGACGATGTCTACAAATATGTTGACAATGTTGTG gAAGGGCATGTTGAGCCAGATAACAGCATAGGGAGATTTATATCAGAGACCGTATCATCCCTTCCCAAACTGTCTCCATCAGCCTTTGATAAGCTTGTAAATAACAGCCTACAG GACAATATGCTCTTGCTCTATTTGTCAAGCATCACCAGAACACAGCTCGGCTTAGCTGAAAAGTTGAACACAGCTGCTCAGATCCTGTAA